In Raphanus sativus cultivar WK10039 chromosome 5, ASM80110v3, whole genome shotgun sequence, the following proteins share a genomic window:
- the LOC108861575 gene encoding uncharacterized protein LOC108861575 — MGNCFSTSSVSTAEISPLDLAVKPPRVVASSPSAAAHTHLPAQQLPIAPPRETTATATATSNVTVKLYGPSNSLTTSYLRFALLHKRVNLRFIPSSSGGEDQKPAIQIGSEKTSGSREALLRHIEDKFPEPRLMIWKFNLEGFDEGTPPVVKAIWLHHRSMTWHVERMLRWSEDLAARGGRRAVDPSVGTPKMEIRKFARSYTQLQEVMLEHAQMEERILFPVLESVDRGMCKSATEEHGRELPMMNGIKEYIKSIVVMDSGICSEELFSLASRFKSLQMMCKAHFEEEEKELLPMVEAAEMGKEKQKKLLNQSLEVMRGTHTNGFDFLLQGLTPQEAMQYLDLLMDFADPDLISSFMSQRDIVD; from the exons ATGGGAAACTGCTTCTCTACTTCCTCTGTATCCACCGCCGAGATCTCTCCGCTTGACCTCGCCGTCAAACCTCCCCGCGTCGTAGCATCCTCTCCCTCCGCCGCCGCACATACTCACCTTCCAGCTCAGCAACTCCCAATCGCTCCGCCGAGGGAAACAACAGCTACGGCGACGGCGACCTCCAACGTCACAGTGAAACTATACGGACCATCGAACAGTCTGACTACTTCGTACCTCCGCTTCGCTCTCCTCCACAAGAGAGTAAACCTCCGCTTCATCCCTTCCTCCTCCGGAGGAGAAGACCAAAAGCCGGCGATCCAAATCGGATCGGAGAAAACGTCGGGATCTCGGGAGGCGCTCCTCCGCCACATCGAGGACAAGTTCCCGGAGCCTCGGCTGATGATCTGGAAGTTCAACCTAGAAGGCTTCGACGAGGGGACTCCGCCGGTGGTGAAGGCGATCTGGCTCCATCACAGGAGCATGACGTGGCACGTGGAGAGGATGCTGAGATGGTCGGAGGATCTAGCGGCACGTGGAGGGAGGAGAGCCGTGGATCCGTCCGTGGGGACGCCCAAGATGGAGATTAGGAAGTTCGCGAGGAGCTACACGCAGTTGCAGGAGGTGATGCTGGAACACGCTCAGATGGAGGAGAGGATCCTCTTCCCTGTTCTTGAATCTGTTGATCGAG GGATGTGTAAGAGTGCGACCGAAGAGCATGGGAGAGAGTTACCGATGATGAACGGAATCAAAGAGTATATCAAATCGATTGTTGTGATGGATTCTGGGATATGTTCTGAGGAGCTCTTTAGTCTTGCTTCTCGTTTCAAATCATTACAG ATGATGTGTAAAGCACATtttgaagaggaagagaaggagTTATTACCGATGGTGGAGGCTGCAGAGATGGGGAAAGAGAAGCAGAAGAAGCTGTTGAATCAAAGCTTGGAAGTTATGAGAGGGACTCATACTAACGGCTTTGATTTCCTCCTCCAAGGTCTCACTCCTCAAGAAGCTATGCAGTATCTTGACTTGCTCATGGACTTTGCTGATCCCGATCTTATCTCTTCTTTCATGTCCCAACGAGACATTGTTGACTGa
- the LOC108861676 gene encoding vesicle-associated membrane protein 727, translating into MSQKGLIYSFVAKGTVVLAEHTPFSGNFSTIAVQCLQKLPTNSSKYTYSCDGHTFNFLVDDTGFVFLVVADESTGRSVPFVFLERVKEDFKKRYEASIKNDDPHPLADDDDEEDLFGDRFSIAYNLDREFGPILKEHMQYCMSHPEEMSKLSKLKAQINDVKGIMMDNIEKVLDRGEKIELLVDKTENLQFQADSFQRQGRQLRRKMWIQSLQMKLMVGGAVMSFILIVWVVACGGFKCSS; encoded by the exons ATGAGTCAGAAGGGTTTGATTTACAGCTTTGTCGCCAAAGGAACCGTTGTTCTAGCAGAGCACACTCCTTTTTCTGGAAACTTTAGCACCATCGCTGTTCAATGTCTCCAGAAGCTTCCCACTAATAGCAGCAAGTACACTTACTCTTGCGATGGCCACACTTTCAATTTCCTTGTCGACGACACTGGTTTTG tGTTTCTTGTGGTTGCTGATGAGTCCACTGGAAGAAGTGTTCCTTTTGTGTTCCTTGAACGGGTCAAAGAAGACTTCAAGAAGCGGTACGAGGCGAGTATAAAGAATGATGACCCACACCCTCttgctgatgatgatgacgaagaAGATTTGTTTGGTGATCGGTTTAGCATCGCGTACAATCTTGACAGGGAGTTCGG CCCTATACTTAAGGAGCATATGCAGTATTGTATGAGCCATCCAGAAGAGATGAGTAAACTTTCAAAGTTGAAGGCACAGATAAATGATGTCAAGGGAATCATGATGGACAACATTGAGAAG GTTCTGGACAGAGGAGAGAAGATTGAACTTCTGGTTGACAAAACGGAGAACCTTCAGTTCCAAGCGGATAGTTTCCAGAGACAAGGGAGACAGCTAAGAAGGAAGATGTGGATACAGAGCCTGCAGATGAAGCTGATGGTGGGTGGTGCTGTTATGTCCTTTATTCTCATCGTTTGGGTTGTTGCTTGCGGAGGTTTTAAGTGCTCGTCATGA
- the LOC108860812 gene encoding uncharacterized protein LOC108860812, giving the protein MSYVPPHKRHENVALRASSVPPSLPTKHKNTKIIYANDFISRWFLVGSEHNNNSFQLVPVSPEWRRWPEDKSLVILVKSESEKLGTPWLWVAEKVENDLILGFGRAKKMLLRYASEDVNLRLIARFGTLRDENVTKRVLEKLKKSFNTNVPKSYVENVAYGVVPKMGLSVEETKELYHVKVFDDTRPDITISCKCMAELNALRHLTLDVSCLDQDLDMRLSVDSKRTLTNLSENEIKNLKELTDSAVIDTNVKGGLKWPLGKSSCGDRYSVCGVWHTVTTAYRNSSLRLQVREADRYDFRTGIGGSSREVFLKLKALSKLLKEEDAERKCVSDMLKDCLETVWDYFLKTQV; this is encoded by the exons ATGTCTTACGTTCCTCCACATAAACGACATGAAAACGTTGCACTCAGGGCATCCTCTGTTCCACCTTCACTTCCtacaaaacacaaaaatacaAAGATAATCTACGCAAATGATTTCATTTCCAGGTGGTTTCTCGTTGGTTCAGAGCacaacaacaacagctttcAACTTGTGCCCGTTTCTCCAGAGTGGAGGAGATGGCCAGAAGACAAATCGTTGGTAATCTTAGTGAAGAGCGAGTCCGAAAAACTGGGAACTCCATGGCTATGGGTAGCAGAGAAGGTTGAGAACGATCTTATATTGGGATTTGGTAGGGCAAAGAAGATGCTTCTACGTTATGCATCAGAGGATGTTAACCTCAGATTGATCGCTCGGTTTG GCACTTTAAGAGATGAAAACGTAACTAAAAGGGTACTGGAAAAactcaagaaatcatttaatACAAATGTTCCGAAGTCATATGTCGAGAACGTTGCGTATGGAGTTGTTCCTAAGATGGGACTCTCTGTTGAAGAGACCAAGGAGTTGTATCATGTGAAG GTATTTGACGACACTCGTCCTGATATAACCATCTCTTGTAAATGTATG GCTGAGCTTAATGCTCTGAGGCACTTAACTCTCGATGTATCATGCCTTGATCAAGACCTTGACATGAGACTGTCGGTTGATTCAAAAAGGACACTAACTAATCTATCA GAGAATGAAATCAAGAATCTTAAAGAACTGACAGATTCAGCAGTGATAGATACTAATGTGAAAGGTGGGTTAAAATGGCCGCTTGGGAAATCATCATGTGGTGATCGTTATAGCGTCTGCGGTGTGTGGCATACCGTCACAACAGCATACAGGAACTCTAGTTTGAGGCTTCAAGTCCGAGAGGCTGATCGGTATGATTTCAGAACTGGAATTGGAGGAAGTTCGAGGGAAGTTTTTCTCAAGCTAAAAGCCTTAAGCAAATTACTAAAG GAGGAAGATGCGGAGAGGAAATGTGTTTCGGACATGCTGAAAGATTGTCTGGAAACAGTGTGGGACTACTTTTTGAAGACACAAGTGTAG